The Sporosarcina luteola genome contains a region encoding:
- the parC gene encoding DNA topoisomerase IV subunit A, which yields MTSTERFQDLPLEEVIGDRFGRYSKYIIQDRALPDARDGLKPVQRRILYAMFHEGNTHDKAFRKSAKTVGNVIGNYHPHGDTSVYDAMVRMSQEWKLRHLMIEMHGNNGSVDGDPAAAMRYTEARLSAIASEMLRDIGKDTVEFIPNFDDTEPEPTVLPSRFPNLLVNGSTGISAGYATDIPPHALHEVIDAVLMRMDEPDVSVEQLMTVLKGPDFPTGAIIQGTEGIKTAYETGRGRFIIRAKSEIEPLKAGKTQIVITEIPYDVNKANLVKKMDELRLDRKLDGIADVRDESDRTGLRIVVELKKDMDGNAILQYLLKNTDLQVTYNFNMVAISNRRPTLMSLPMLLDAYIDHQKDVVTRRSKYDIQKAKDRLHIVEGLMKALSILDEVIKAIRASKDKRDAKNNIIAKFGFTEIQAEAIVSLQLYRLTNTDITELRKEDADLRKLIEQLDAILKSDKKLSAVIKKELLEIRKQFSEQRRSVIEEKIENIKVDLDILVPSEEVVVSVTKDGYVKRTSIRSYSASNGTGQEMKESDYSLMETVMNTQHHLLLFTSLGNYLYQPVHELPDIRWRDLGQHISSIVSLEPNEEIISAIGIESFDDQTSVLTAADNGNVKISKLSDFQVQRYSRTFKAMNLKKGDRMVDVQLVSGEEDIILFSEQAYALRFSLTELSVTGVRTAGVRGINLRTEDKLVSILVVRDDAESVLIATQRGSVKRMALKELESAARAQRGVVVLKELKTNPHRIVGTQLVKPSEIVILSTSKDNKIALESGSLRLVDRYSNGSSLVDENKNGRITAIYKELKAETKA from the coding sequence ATGACTTCAACTGAGCGATTTCAAGACTTGCCGTTGGAAGAAGTGATCGGCGACCGTTTTGGACGTTATAGTAAATACATCATTCAGGACAGGGCACTTCCGGACGCAAGGGATGGATTGAAACCTGTTCAAAGAAGGATTCTTTACGCCATGTTCCATGAAGGCAATACTCATGATAAAGCATTTAGGAAATCCGCAAAGACAGTCGGAAACGTCATCGGGAACTATCATCCCCATGGCGATACTTCCGTGTATGATGCGATGGTCAGAATGAGCCAGGAATGGAAACTTCGCCATCTAATGATTGAAATGCATGGGAACAATGGATCGGTTGACGGGGACCCGGCAGCTGCAATGCGGTATACAGAAGCGCGGCTTTCTGCAATTGCATCGGAAATGCTCCGTGACATCGGGAAGGACACGGTTGAATTCATTCCGAACTTTGATGATACCGAACCCGAGCCGACCGTATTGCCTTCCCGATTCCCGAATTTACTCGTCAACGGGTCAACAGGGATCTCTGCGGGATATGCGACGGATATTCCTCCGCATGCTTTACATGAAGTCATCGATGCAGTCCTGATGAGAATGGACGAGCCGGACGTGTCAGTCGAACAATTGATGACAGTCTTGAAAGGGCCTGATTTTCCTACGGGTGCAATCATTCAAGGGACGGAAGGAATCAAAACGGCCTACGAAACGGGGAGAGGCCGCTTCATCATCCGCGCTAAATCCGAAATCGAACCGTTGAAAGCCGGTAAAACACAAATTGTCATCACCGAAATTCCTTACGATGTAAACAAGGCGAATTTGGTGAAGAAGATGGATGAACTCAGGTTAGATAGAAAGCTCGATGGAATTGCTGATGTGCGCGACGAATCTGACCGTACAGGACTTCGGATTGTCGTGGAGTTGAAGAAAGATATGGATGGCAATGCCATTTTGCAATATTTATTAAAAAATACCGATCTTCAAGTGACGTATAATTTCAATATGGTAGCCATTTCAAATAGAAGACCGACGCTCATGTCGTTGCCGATGTTATTGGATGCTTACATCGACCATCAAAAGGATGTCGTCACGAGAAGGTCGAAGTATGATATCCAGAAAGCGAAAGATCGGCTTCATATCGTGGAAGGTCTTATGAAAGCTTTATCAATTCTCGACGAAGTGATTAAGGCGATTCGTGCATCGAAAGACAAACGCGACGCAAAAAATAATATCATTGCGAAATTCGGTTTTACGGAAATTCAAGCCGAAGCAATCGTTTCCCTCCAACTATACAGATTGACGAATACCGATATTACTGAGCTGAGAAAAGAGGATGCTGACTTACGGAAGCTGATCGAACAGCTGGACGCTATTCTCAAGAGCGACAAAAAGCTTTCCGCGGTCATTAAGAAGGAATTATTGGAGATCCGCAAGCAGTTTTCCGAACAAAGAAGATCAGTCATCGAGGAGAAAATCGAAAACATCAAAGTCGATCTCGATATCCTTGTACCGAGCGAAGAAGTCGTCGTATCGGTTACAAAAGACGGCTACGTGAAGCGGACGAGCATCCGTTCGTATAGTGCGTCAAACGGCACCGGACAAGAGATGAAGGAATCTGATTACAGTCTCATGGAGACAGTCATGAATACCCAGCATCATCTCCTGTTGTTCACATCGCTTGGCAACTACTTGTATCAACCAGTGCATGAGTTGCCTGACATCCGTTGGCGTGATCTTGGTCAACATATATCAAGCATCGTCTCATTGGAACCGAATGAGGAGATCATATCAGCAATTGGTATCGAAAGCTTCGATGACCAAACATCTGTTCTCACCGCTGCAGATAACGGGAATGTCAAGATTTCCAAGCTCTCCGATTTCCAAGTACAACGCTATTCCCGGACGTTCAAGGCGATGAACTTGAAAAAAGGCGACCGTATGGTTGATGTGCAGCTCGTGTCAGGGGAAGAAGATATAATCCTATTCAGCGAACAGGCGTACGCACTTCGATTCTCGCTCACTGAATTGTCGGTTACAGGCGTACGAACAGCCGGAGTACGAGGTATCAATCTAAGGACAGAAGATAAACTTGTATCAATACTAGTTGTCCGCGATGACGCAGAATCAGTATTGATTGCCACACAAAGAGGATCCGTCAAGAGAATGGCTTTGAAGGAATTGGAGAGTGCGGCTAGGGCGCAACGTGGTGTTGTTGTGTTGAAAGAATTGAAAACAAACCCGCACCGGATCGTTGGCACGCAATTAGTCAAACCAAGCGAAATTGTTATCCTATCGACTAGCAAAGATAATAAAATCGCTCTCGAGTCGGGATCATTGAGGCTTGTCGATCGCTATTCGAATGGGAGCTCACTGGTAGACGAAAACAAAAATGGAAGAATCACAGCAATATATAAAGAACTGAAAGCTGAAACGAAAGCATGA
- the parE gene encoding DNA topoisomerase IV subunit B: MTKKEEIYTYDDDSIQVLEGLDAVRKRPGMYIGSTDSRGLHHLVYEIVDNAVDEALAGHGSEIDVTIHKDGSIGVRDYGRGMPTGMHKTGKPTTEVILTVLHAGGKFGQGGYKTSGGLHGVGASVVNALSEWLEVTIFRDGKKFRQRFENGGKPVTTLEEIGSSREKGTLIHFKPDPTIFSTIKYQYELLSERLRESAFLLKGLKIDLKEEGTEKHDVFHYETGIEAFISYLNEEKDVLHDVAYLEGVSEEIEVEFAFQFSDGYSETILSFVNNVRTKDGGTHETGAKTAMTRVFNEYARKTGILKEKDKNLDGSDIREGISAIISVRIPEEILQFEGQTKGKLGTSEARAATDAIISQQLLYFLEENAELSGNLIRKAIRAQQAREAARKAREDARSGKKRRRSDTLLTGKLTPAQSRNAAKNELYLVEGDSAGGSAKQGRDRTFQAILPLRGKVINTEKAKLEDIMKNEEINTIIHAIGGGVGADFQVDDIAYDKVIIMTDADTDGAHIQVLLLTFFYRYMKPLIEAGKVFIALPPLYKVSKGAGKKEQVEYAWTEANLDDAIKKIGRGYMLQRYKGLGEMNADQLWDTTMNPETRTLIRVTIEDGAQSERRVTTLMGDKVEPRRKWIESNVDFGTEDHNILENEFLHVEGDFE; this comes from the coding sequence TTGACGAAGAAAGAAGAAATTTACACATATGATGATGATTCGATTCAAGTGCTGGAAGGCCTTGATGCAGTACGGAAACGTCCGGGAATGTATATCGGTTCCACAGATTCCAGGGGACTTCATCATCTAGTCTATGAGATCGTCGATAACGCAGTTGATGAAGCACTAGCCGGACACGGTTCGGAAATTGACGTTACGATACACAAAGATGGCAGCATAGGTGTACGCGACTACGGACGCGGAATGCCGACAGGGATGCATAAGACGGGAAAGCCGACGACGGAAGTAATTTTGACCGTCCTTCACGCTGGCGGAAAGTTTGGGCAAGGTGGTTATAAGACAAGTGGCGGTCTACATGGCGTAGGCGCTTCTGTCGTCAATGCCCTCTCCGAGTGGCTGGAAGTGACGATTTTTCGTGATGGAAAAAAATTCAGGCAACGGTTTGAAAATGGCGGAAAGCCTGTCACTACACTAGAAGAAATCGGTTCGTCACGTGAGAAAGGGACATTGATCCATTTCAAACCCGATCCGACGATTTTCTCAACAATCAAATATCAATATGAATTATTGTCGGAACGTCTACGGGAATCCGCCTTCCTCCTGAAAGGCTTAAAAATCGACCTAAAGGAAGAAGGAACTGAAAAGCATGATGTCTTCCATTACGAAACAGGCATCGAAGCATTCATCTCCTATTTGAATGAAGAGAAGGACGTTCTTCACGATGTCGCATACCTTGAAGGGGTGTCTGAAGAGATTGAAGTGGAATTTGCATTTCAATTCAGCGATGGCTATTCTGAAACGATACTTTCTTTCGTCAATAATGTACGGACAAAAGATGGCGGTACACATGAAACAGGTGCAAAAACCGCAATGACCCGTGTATTTAATGAGTATGCGAGGAAAACCGGCATATTGAAGGAAAAAGATAAAAACCTCGATGGCTCCGATATTCGGGAAGGGATATCCGCAATCATATCGGTCAGGATTCCTGAAGAGATTCTCCAATTTGAAGGTCAGACAAAGGGGAAATTGGGGACGAGTGAAGCAAGGGCGGCAACTGATGCAATCATCTCCCAGCAACTCCTGTACTTTTTGGAGGAGAATGCGGAGCTCAGCGGTAACCTGATCCGAAAAGCAATCCGTGCTCAACAGGCAAGGGAGGCTGCCCGGAAGGCCAGGGAAGATGCTCGTTCCGGTAAAAAACGCCGCCGTTCGGATACTCTGCTTACAGGAAAGCTGACACCGGCACAGTCAAGGAATGCTGCAAAAAATGAGCTGTACCTAGTCGAAGGGGATTCTGCCGGAGGCTCAGCCAAGCAAGGCCGGGACAGGACGTTTCAGGCAATTTTGCCCCTTCGCGGTAAAGTGATCAATACCGAAAAGGCCAAATTGGAAGATATAATGAAGAACGAAGAGATCAATACGATTATCCATGCAATCGGCGGAGGAGTCGGCGCTGATTTTCAAGTCGATGATATCGCTTACGACAAAGTAATCATCATGACAGACGCAGATACTGATGGGGCGCATATCCAAGTGCTTCTCCTGACGTTCTTCTATCGATATATGAAGCCATTGATCGAGGCAGGAAAAGTGTTTATTGCACTACCGCCACTTTACAAAGTCTCAAAAGGGGCTGGCAAGAAGGAGCAAGTAGAATACGCATGGACGGAAGCCAATCTTGACGATGCGATCAAAAAAATCGGTCGAGGCTATATGTTGCAGCGCTACAAAGGACTCGGTGAGATGAATGCCGATCAATTATGGGATACGACGATGAATCCGGAAACCCGTACACTCATCCGCGTGACCATCGAGGATGGTGCGCAATCGGAAAGACGTGTCACCACGCTTATGGGGGACAAGGTCGAGCCGCGAAGAAAATGGATCGAGTCAAATGTCGATTTCGGTACCGAAGACCATAATATTTTAGAAAATGAATTTTTGCATGTTGAGGGGGACTTTGAATGA
- the plsY gene encoding glycerol-3-phosphate 1-O-acyltransferase PlsY, whose product MEIIILILIAYVLGSIPSALWIGKLFYNTDVRQHGSGNLGATNTFRVLGKTAGMLVTIIDILKGTAAVLLPLLPYFSSAGIHPLLLGVVAVIGHMFPVFAKFKGGKAVATSGGVLLGYNWPIFIIVLLTFLIALKITKMVSLSSMIVAVVGFIYCIAFYLWSGDFYLMIIVGLMGVFIFYRHRANIARIKAGTESKVKWL is encoded by the coding sequence ATGGAAATTATCATTCTTATACTAATCGCTTATGTACTCGGCTCCATCCCATCTGCATTATGGATCGGCAAATTGTTCTACAATACGGATGTGAGGCAGCATGGCAGCGGAAACCTCGGTGCCACGAATACGTTCAGGGTTCTAGGAAAAACTGCGGGCATGCTCGTCACAATTATTGATATTTTGAAGGGGACGGCTGCTGTGTTGCTTCCCCTACTACCTTATTTCAGTTCAGCAGGTATTCATCCACTTCTACTCGGGGTTGTCGCGGTAATCGGTCATATGTTCCCTGTCTTTGCGAAATTCAAAGGCGGAAAGGCCGTTGCCACTTCGGGCGGTGTTTTGCTCGGATATAACTGGCCGATATTCATCATCGTCCTTCTTACCTTCCTCATCGCTTTGAAGATAACGAAAATGGTATCTCTATCGTCCATGATCGTGGCGGTTGTCGGTTTCATTTACTGTATTGCCTTCTATTTATGGTCTGGCGATTTCTATTTAATGATCATTGTCGGTTTAATGGGGGTATTCATCTTCTACAGGCACCGGGCGAACATCGCCAGGATCAAAGCGGGAACCGAGTCTAAAGTGAAGTGGTTGTAA
- a CDS encoding HesB/YadR/YfhF family protein translates to MKIVLSDDARKWFEEEMEAQTGDYIKFFARYGGSSSLHEGFSLGVMKEVPDELAVETERDGVHFYIEQRDYWFFDEHDLHVDVDSHLNELVYTYEKA, encoded by the coding sequence ATGAAAATCGTTTTGTCGGATGATGCGCGAAAATGGTTTGAAGAAGAGATGGAAGCTCAAACAGGCGATTATATAAAATTTTTCGCTCGTTATGGCGGGTCCAGTTCGTTGCATGAAGGTTTTTCGCTCGGAGTTATGAAAGAAGTGCCTGACGAATTGGCGGTCGAGACGGAAAGAGACGGAGTGCATTTTTATATTGAACAAAGGGACTACTGGTTTTTCGATGAACATGACCTTCATGTAGATGTTGATTCGCATTTGAATGAGCTCGTTTATACGTATGAAAAAGCGTGA
- a CDS encoding C40 family peptidase has product MKRKLLSAALITCVSVSSLAIPSYDQSQTVSAATVTSQTSQQAVAAKAEQLIQTAKSLIGKSTYSTAVYKPTYPYKFSCATFLMYIFEKNGVDLATYNEDYMMQQGTPVAKGQWQKGDLLFFSSKASKIPDHVAMYIGNNKVIHMADSKQNIIISDLTDKPYYTENYIGARRVLPSLMSANPATKGDKIVSFAYDLKDTATIGSVNNESTKKFTSTGFVNHVYKNNGITLNASNLKNLQSKGATVSKANLKKGDLVFFNSVKGSTNPSLVAIYAGDHRLILPNSGGVVTRVMLVDYYKDHYITAKRVFTDNTTVAPSVSKPSTTTTTTSADKLVNFAQSLTNKAKFGYGYNESTLTFTGAGFTYYVYKKQGIDLKSKMASQQSQIGTAVLKSNLKKGDLLFFSLDNKRTRINQTGIYIGGNQFISLSTSGNVVKQSLSSTWATQNFMKARRVLN; this is encoded by the coding sequence ATGAAACGCAAACTACTTTCAGCAGCATTAATCACGTGCGTCAGCGTCAGCTCTTTGGCAATTCCCTCATACGATCAATCTCAAACAGTCTCTGCCGCCACGGTAACTTCTCAAACATCGCAACAGGCTGTGGCAGCCAAAGCGGAGCAATTGATACAAACCGCAAAAAGCTTAATCGGAAAATCGACATACAGTACGGCAGTCTATAAGCCTACTTATCCGTACAAGTTTTCTTGCGCCACTTTCCTCATGTACATATTTGAGAAAAACGGTGTCGACTTGGCGACATACAATGAAGATTATATGATGCAGCAAGGCACTCCGGTTGCAAAAGGGCAATGGCAAAAAGGTGATCTCCTCTTCTTCAGTAGTAAGGCATCGAAGATCCCAGATCATGTCGCTATGTATATCGGAAATAACAAGGTCATCCACATGGCGGATTCCAAACAGAATATAATCATTTCTGACTTGACTGACAAGCCTTACTATACGGAAAACTATATCGGTGCACGCCGCGTGCTCCCTAGTTTGATGTCAGCCAATCCTGCAACGAAAGGCGATAAAATCGTCAGCTTTGCCTATGATTTGAAAGATACGGCGACAATAGGTTCCGTGAACAACGAAAGCACTAAAAAGTTCACAAGCACAGGTTTCGTCAACCATGTATACAAAAACAACGGCATCACATTGAATGCTTCCAATTTAAAAAACCTTCAAAGCAAGGGGGCAACCGTTTCCAAAGCCAACTTGAAGAAAGGCGATCTTGTTTTCTTCAATAGCGTGAAAGGATCAACAAATCCTAGCCTGGTTGCCATTTATGCAGGCGATCATCGTCTCATCCTCCCGAATTCGGGCGGTGTTGTTACAAGGGTTATGCTCGTGGATTATTATAAAGATCATTATATTACGGCAAAAAGGGTCTTCACGGACAATACGACTGTGGCGCCTTCCGTATCCAAGCCGTCAACCACAACTACTACAACATCTGCGGACAAGCTTGTCAACTTCGCACAAAGCCTTACGAATAAAGCGAAATTCGGTTATGGATATAATGAGAGTACATTGACATTCACAGGAGCCGGTTTCACTTATTATGTATATAAAAAGCAAGGAATTGATTTGAAAAGCAAGATGGCCAGCCAGCAATCCCAAATCGGGACTGCGGTACTGAAATCCAATCTTAAAAAAGGAGATCTTCTCTTTTTCTCTTTGGATAATAAAAGAACTCGTATTAACCAAACGGGCATTTATATTGGAGGAAATCAATTTATCAGCCTATCCACTTCTGGAAATGTTGTAAAACAAAGCCTTTCCTCCACATGGGCAACGCAAAACTTCATGAAAGCCCGACGTGTTCTTAACTAA